The window CCACAGTCGCTCCCACAGGGGGACAGTATTTCAATTCACAATGGCTCTTTATTTCGGGCGAGCGAGCCCACGGTGGCCAGGGGGCTGGCCACGAGGTCAATCAGGAAGCGATAGTGAAGCGTCAGACAGCAGGCGGTTTGCGCGCTGCTTTAGGCTTCTTCTCTGCAGCTTTTTCGCCGGGCGGAATCACCTTCGACGCCGCAGCAGGCTTGGCCTTGGCTTTCGGTTCCGGGACCTTGCCATTGGCGGCTTTGGACACAGCAGGTTTGGCAGCCGTTTTACTGCCGGTAGCCTTCGGCGATTTCTTGGGGGCCAGGGCTTCGGCTTCAGCCAGTTTGCGAGCCATCTCCCAGTGCCGGGCTTCCTGGCCCTCAGGCTTTCCTTCCGATTCCCAGATTTGATAGGCAAATTCGCGAACGCGTTTATCGTCGGTACTCATCGCAATACTCCTGAACTGAACTCAAGCTTGGGTAAACGTTTGAATAAAGAGATTGACCGGGAAATCCCCCAGCGCGGCGCTGATCTTCAGCTCCCTGTGGTGTGTGACTGCTGTGCTCGAAAAAAGTCCCTTCAGATTTTCCTCGGGGGCGGTGAACGGTAATTTCACCCGCGTATCGCCCCAGCGCAGCGCATCCACCAAGGGGGCGGCACTGTTTCCCAGCAGTGGGGCGCAACGGATCGGTACGATCACGATGGCCCGTTTTCCTTCATGTTCGCGACAAAACGCCAGCACTCGGTGAGCCTGACTGCCGAGGACTTCGAGGGCGTGATACGTCCCTCGCCGAAACAGCTCGGCATGCTCGGCACGCAGGTTCAACACCTGCTTGATCAGGGTCTGCTTGATGCGCCCGTCACGCCAGTTGGCCAACAGGTCAGGCAGGTTCAACGGCACCTGCATCGCCTGTTGGCGGTTGACGTAATCCACTGGCCGGCGGTTGTCCGGATCGACCAGCGAGAAGTCCCAGTATTCGTTGCCCTGGTACAGGTCCGGGATCCCCGGTACGGTCATGCGCAGCAAGGTTTGCGCCAAACCGTTGATTGCGCCGGGCGCGGTAATCGTTTGAACCGCTTTGCCGAGGGCCGCGCGTAACAGCTCACCCTCGGGGCTCAGCAGCAGACGCTCGATAAAGAGCTGCATGGCTTTTTCATAAGGCTCGTTCGCCGCGCTCCAACTGCTTTGCAGCTTGGCTTCGCGCAACGCTTTCTGCTGCCATTGCCACAGGCGTTTAGCGTAGTCCTCCAGCGCGGGCTGATCGTCACTGCGCAGGTCCAGCGGCCAACTGCCGAGGATCGCCTGATAGAGGATCAACTCATCGCCCGCCGAGGGCATCTGATCGTCGTCACGCAAGGGCCGGGCGAGTGTTCGCCAGAGCGGAACCTGCTCGGCGTACCAGGCACTGCGTTCACTCAACACCGCCAACCGCGCGCGAGTGTCTTCACCGCGTTTGTGGTCGTGGG is drawn from Pseudomonas sp. 31-12 and contains these coding sequences:
- a CDS encoding DUF2934 domain-containing protein; translation: MSTDDKRVREFAYQIWESEGKPEGQEARHWEMARKLAEAEALAPKKSPKATGSKTAAKPAVSKAANGKVPEPKAKAKPAAASKVIPPGEKAAEKKPKAARKPPAV